ATGAGTCGAGTGCAACATTAGCACGGGTGCATATATCAATGCACAACGAGTACATACGATCCATGAATTTTTCCCAGTCGTTCCACCGGGATATAAGATCGTTGAAGTACTGTCACACGTCATTTATCTTCCAATAGCCGTACAGTTAATAGATCATCTACAACTTAAACTTGTGGATCAAGCCGGTCAATTGGTAAATTTTCGAGGAGAAATTATAACAATACGATTACATGTAAAATCAGCATAATGGGAATAGTTTTTGATACAAGATTTGTACGAAACTATAAGAGTGAATCAAGATGTCGAGAACCAATCAGTCATTGAACATTTCTCAAGACGGTTACACATCCGAGAGAACCAATCCCAAGATCTCTCAAAAATCTAACACGTCCAAACATTcagtttctgaaaaaattgggtcTGACAATTCGAGCAGttggaagaagagaaaagtaaaaattcatATCTGCGGTGTGATGTAGTTTGCTTTGTACCATGGAGAAAATTCTAGAAATACGGAAACCTATTATCTTTGATGAATCTATCGCGCACTATGAACTTCACTCACATCAACCATTCGCATCGGCAACTTTTAATAACAACGATGAAATTCGAATCGCCGTTCAACATCAGGACTTGTGTCTCCTACCAAGTAGAAGCTTTCTACATGTTTATGGTAGACTAACGAAAATTGATGGAAATGCTgttcaaaatacaaaattagtTAACAACGCCATCTGCCATATGTTCGAAGAAATACGTTATGAACTCAATGCTATTGAAATTGATCGTAACAAAAATGTCGGTCTCACAACACTTATGAAGAATTACGTGTCTCAGAGTCCTGAACAAATGTCTGTGATGGAAAATGCTGGCTGGTTGAGTAACGATGAGAGTACATTAATCGATAATGATGGTTACTTTGACCTATGTATTCCATTGTCATTAATACTGGGATTTGCTGAGGATTATAATCAAATCATCATTAATGCTAAACATGAACTGATTCTCACGAGATCAAATAACGATACCAATGCCGTTGTGCAGACTCCTCCAGCTGAGCAATTCAAAATCTcattgctgaaaatcgaatgggTGGTACCGtacataaaaatttcagaccaacgaaaaatttcattactcAACTTCATTGCAAAGGATCCACCAATAGCACTGAGTTTTCGAACATGGGAATTGTATGAGTATCCACTACTACCCATGACGTCAAAAAACGTGTGGATCGTTAAAACATCGACCCAGcttgaaaaacctcgatatgtcaTAGTAGGATTTCAAACAGCGAGAAAAAGCACTGCTAATGCAAACGCGAGTCATTTTGATCATTGTAACCTTCGAGACGTTAAACTATTTCTAAATTCTCAATGTTATCCTTACGGAAATTTGAATCTTGACATTGCTCAtaatcaattcgctctattgtacgatatgtatacgagCTTTCAGGCCTCCTATTATGGTAAAGAGCCTGAACCAATGTTGAACAAAGCTGATTTTATTAAATACGCTCCACTCATTGTGATTGATTGTTCGAAACAAAACGAGTTTCTGAAATCAGGACCAGTGGATATACGTTTGGAATTTGAATCAGCAGGTGCTTTTCCAGCTCAAACTATAATCCAATAAGTGGCAATGTTAAGAAACTGGTATAATTTTATGTATTATCGAATCtaataaaatgtaaattttttttatgataataaaaaaaaatcaaggaattcttgaaattgattattttccaTCCCAAACACCCGCATATACATTgatcaaattataaaatttaattagtaacgttcgaaaatgtttaagattaaataaaaataaataatgggttttcatgtgttttttttttattgttgttacATTATTACTTCATTAGCAATGATCTCTacaaattctttcaaattctCCATATCAAATTTCCTTGAAACTCCAGTATATCGTGGATAAAATCATATATTCCGTCAGGCGAATCACTTCCGAAATGCTTTGATATAACATCATCATAGCTACAGAAGTATGGTGGAAGACGACACAGAAGCTTTATCTCGTCTGGTGTTGAAGCGTTCATCATGATGACTCTATTAACTGCGCTTAGAACTTGCAACCTCTTTATACCATTACCCCTACTCTCAAAAgcattctggaacattcggAATGACGTCATCTGATTGGTCATTTCGGTTGAATCCAAATTGCGCCATCTACGGTTCTAacatttttctgaaatttccactatgacacacatttttccagaattttaaaATCGGGATGAGGTCATCaatcagatttaaaaatttttgaaatgtatCAGGAGCGACTATTAACTGCGACATCTATGGTTctaacatttttccaaaattttcagtcggtaaaacaggaaaggGTGTCTCATAGAACATTTTGAAATGACGTTCTAGAACTTTTGAAATGACGTTCTAGAACTTTTAAAATGACGTTCTAgaacttttgaaattatttcaagcgtgatgtttcggttttttattttttacttgttgtTTGatgcttttgacactttaaaaaatagatacagattagtttttttttaaatataatgttttttcaagatttgtgaaatttttttcgaattgttctgtatttttttttataaagtaattttttttacaatttaaaaagaaaaaatgtaagtagtaggtggtgcattatggcgacccccactcctttcccccactaGGCCGAGCGGCCGGCGTTGTGGGTGAGAGGTTTGCGGGTGTGCGGAGGGGGGATGAGCGTgtcgccatagtgcaccatcgttttttccggtgtatatatatatatatattgtgacgtgacattttggagccacgccactcgtacggttccgtgtcgaccagtggaccggatttACGGTCCTACTTGACCGACGCACGCCGACTCACGGGGCTGGACCGATCGGAGACTCCACTGGCGTAGAGGCGAAGTATTTTAGTTGTTTTATTTCACCGTTGATGATTTAGTCTTTGCGGCGAAAAGTATTTAATATCATCGCGTAACCCGCGAAAACGTGTGAACGCGGTCGAGAAGCCGTCGAGAGAGGAGActgagagagatagagcctAATAAGTGAATTATATCATTGtcgttttattgcattttggcCCATTTCACCCCACGTCGTTGCCCTCGCGCGGGAAAACGCGCTAGCGTCTCAGCACGGTTCGTAAAAATAGCTTTCTTGGTTAAATCGCGTGCTCGAGTGCGGATCCGTATTCTGGGTTTAGTCATCGAAATCTGTGAGTGGGTGTCAAGGACTAGCGCCGGAAAAAGGCCCAATGTCAGTGGCCGCCCGCTAGTCCTCCTACCGTAGCAACCAAGAGTTGCAACCCCACCATCGTATCCTTGGGAACCGCGGTCCGAGTCAAATCGGCGCCTCGTCTAATGGGGTTCGGGTTCGTTTCCGAGTTGAAGGTGCTGAATTTCCTGGTGGTTTAAGAGTGGGCCCACCGTGGATTCAGGGACGCTTGGattcatgagggaggcctcccctctttcCGGAGACGAACGCCGAATGGCCCTAGAGGAAGGCGACCAAGGAACGATCATTTGGAAGGACCTGTACTCGAGCGCGGGATTTGAGAACCGTATCAGTCACATCGATCCTCGTTCGCTGGATCGGAGTGGGGATAACATTCCAACGCAATACGCAAAGAACTCCGAAATACCACGTGAGGCgtgagaacgagagaaatagAGAATAATCCAGTGCTGGGACGCGGGCGCGTGGCCCTTCGTGGGGGGTAATGAGTGGTGGGGATAGCGCGAATTCGGGAGCTCTTGCCTACGAATGAGGCGAGGGATCACCAGTCTACGATCGATAACCGGTGCCGTGAGTCAAGTGTAAGTGCCCTTTTGGATTACCTTGCTGGTCTTGGCTGATTCGGAGGAACTCTCGGTGAGctccttcctctttttctccattgTCGTGTTCGACCCCGTGACTCTCCAATTATTTGTCGTTTCCTCTAGAATTACTGTGGCGtttgttatattttctttGGCGAACCACGCGATCATGATCTGTTGCGATAGTCTCGCGTTCATCTCCGCGTGGCAATAATTATGAGTGTGGAGAATCACGGGGGAGGACAATCACGATCCGAATCGGCCCCTCTTTATTCTTAATTATTTCATTACTATTCGAATATTTTGTGTGAGAATTTTGCGGGTATGGTACGATGAGTACCATACCCGCAAAATTCTGGCGCTTCGCGCTCGCCGCGCGGGCTATCTCCAAGCCGATTTCGTTATCTTATGCTCCGGCGTATTATGTTCTATATTTTCCGTGGTCGAGAATCC
The window above is part of the Venturia canescens isolate UGA chromosome 5, ASM1945775v1, whole genome shotgun sequence genome. Proteins encoded here:
- the LOC122410898 gene encoding uncharacterized protein, with amino-acid sequence MEKILEIRKPIIFDESIAHYELHSHQPFASATFNNNDEIRIAVQHQDLCLLPSRSFLHVYGRLTKIDGNAVQNTKLVNNAICHMFEEIRYELNAIEIDRNKNVGLTTLMKNYVSQSPEQMSVMENAGWLSNDESTLIDNDGYFDLCIPLSLILGFAEDYNQIIINAKHELILTRSNNDTNAVVQTPPAEQFKISLLKIEWVVPYIKISDQRKISLLNFIAKDPPIALSFRTWELYEYPLLPMTSKNVWIVKTSTQLEKPRYVIVGFQTARKSTANANASHFDHCNLRDVKLFLNSQCYPYGNLNLDIAHNQFALLYDMYTSFQASYYGKEPEPMLNKADFIKYAPLIVIDCSKQNEFLKSGPVDIRLEFESAGAFPAQTIIQ